A genomic region of Micromonospora sp. NBRC 110009 contains the following coding sequences:
- a CDS encoding AfsR/SARP family transcriptional regulator — protein sequence MSAAFVLTMLVVPPWLLTTLAGPPLPAWPTSAQLRDWIENPLNQHTLTAGLTALAWLVWLGLACTVAVTAARRARARARWLRRLPLPTPWQAAATSMAGAAALNTAHIPTVDTPPSPVSASTGTPHPHDGAVDTQTGGGITVPGGWLPNATAQQVAAAAALVWLRRRRAYQPGQPPPDDSDLAPLPATAAAVREALTDADTQQPPATPATAALPALPTPCVAFTGDGAANAARGMLITRLLAAMRDPQHATRLVITHTALTTLLPDISTDTEIPGLRVIDTVDQAAALLASLIDAPPAPGGGDGHPDLLLLTDPPNAPTAGQLATLQHAGATVVMLGAGPPGTTWSIDRHGHTRDEHTGRAGPRLCVLNRTAATDLLAVIAHPARERQHPVTEPAPPRRQPAETGHARIPRQAGSDRRAAAPDIPAVTNPRLQVRVLGRPALLASGEPVTIRRSAALQVLVLLAVHPQGATTTDLVQAIWPGLPAHTVTGRLYTTLSDLRAAIRTATDATVLGHTDDRYHLNPDRVDVDLWRLHAAARNAATALSDPAPAWQTVIDIYTGDLAAGNTWAWIDPPREATRRLVLDAYASAAAAQTDPHQRLRLLQDAIRVDPYNHTLHQLAADQLNALGDADAAARLLHGYQRRLQLAGIAASDQTAPTSR from the coding sequence GTGTCAGCCGCCTTCGTCTTGACCATGCTGGTCGTACCGCCGTGGCTGTTGACCACACTCGCCGGGCCGCCGCTGCCCGCCTGGCCCACGTCGGCGCAGCTGCGGGACTGGATCGAGAACCCGCTGAACCAACACACCCTCACAGCCGGGCTCACCGCCCTCGCCTGGCTCGTGTGGCTGGGCCTGGCCTGCACCGTCGCGGTCACCGCCGCCCGCCGGGCACGCGCCCGCGCCCGATGGCTGCGCCGCCTACCGCTACCCACACCCTGGCAGGCCGCGGCCACCAGCATGGCCGGCGCCGCCGCCCTCAACACCGCCCACATCCCCACCGTGGACACACCACCGTCGCCAGTCTCGGCCTCCACCGGCACTCCCCACCCGCACGACGGCGCAGTCGACACGCAGACCGGCGGTGGCATCACGGTGCCCGGGGGCTGGCTACCCAACGCCACCGCCCAACAGGTCGCCGCCGCAGCAGCCCTCGTGTGGCTGCGCCGCCGCCGCGCCTACCAACCCGGGCAACCCCCACCCGACGACTCGGACCTGGCGCCGCTACCGGCCACCGCCGCCGCCGTCCGCGAAGCCCTCACCGACGCAGACACCCAGCAGCCGCCCGCCACACCCGCCACCGCGGCACTGCCAGCCCTGCCCACGCCCTGCGTCGCCTTCACCGGAGACGGCGCCGCTAACGCCGCCCGCGGCATGCTCATCACCCGACTCCTCGCCGCAATGCGAGACCCACAACACGCGACCCGGCTGGTCATCACCCACACCGCCCTCACCACCCTCCTGCCCGACATCTCCACGGACACAGAGATCCCCGGCCTGCGCGTCATCGACACCGTCGACCAGGCGGCCGCGCTGCTCGCCTCCCTCATCGACGCACCTCCCGCGCCCGGTGGGGGAGACGGCCACCCGGACCTACTGCTGCTCACCGACCCGCCGAACGCTCCGACGGCCGGCCAACTCGCGACCTTGCAGCACGCGGGCGCGACCGTCGTGATGCTCGGCGCCGGACCGCCCGGGACCACCTGGAGCATCGACCGCCACGGCCACACCCGCGACGAGCACACCGGGCGGGCGGGACCCCGGCTCTGCGTCCTCAACCGCACCGCCGCGACGGACCTGCTCGCCGTCATCGCCCACCCCGCCCGTGAACGTCAGCACCCCGTCACCGAACCGGCTCCGCCGCGGCGGCAGCCAGCCGAGACCGGCCACGCCCGGATTCCCCGCCAAGCAGGCAGTGACCGCCGGGCCGCCGCGCCCGACATTCCAGCGGTCACGAACCCCCGTCTTCAAGTGCGGGTGCTCGGCCGGCCCGCTCTCCTCGCCAGCGGGGAGCCCGTCACGATCCGCCGCAGCGCCGCCCTGCAAGTGCTGGTGCTCCTCGCCGTGCATCCCCAGGGCGCCACCACCACAGACCTGGTCCAGGCGATCTGGCCCGGGTTGCCCGCGCACACCGTCACCGGCCGCCTCTACACCACCCTCAGCGACCTACGGGCCGCCATCCGCACCGCCACCGACGCCACCGTCCTCGGACACACCGACGACCGCTACCACCTGAACCCCGACCGAGTCGACGTCGACCTGTGGCGGCTGCACGCCGCCGCCCGCAACGCCGCCACCGCCCTGAGCGACCCCGCGCCCGCCTGGCAAACGGTGATCGACATTTACACCGGTGACCTCGCCGCCGGCAACACCTGGGCCTGGATCGACCCGCCCCGCGAGGCCACCCGCCGGCTCGTCCTCGACGCCTACGCCAGCGCCGCCGCGGCCCAAACCGATCCCCACCAACGGCTGCGGCTCCTCCAAGACGCCATCCGCGTCGACCCCTACAACCACACGCTGCACCAACTCGCCGCCGACCAGCTGAACGCGCTAGGCGACGCCGACGCCGCCGCCCGGCTCCTGCACGGCTACCAGAGGCGCCTACAACTCGCCGGCATTGCCGCCAGCGACCAAACCGCGCCCACCTCGCGCTGA
- a CDS encoding BTAD domain-containing putative transcriptional regulator: MSTGFVIVLAEAAAVALWLLLATAILTHAYAALARRLRWTTSLRLPGPLQGLTAALLGATAVTTATGATAHANPATATTNSGVPTAEPTTTTSTSHHHASPDPRPAAQTPTYTVRRGDSLCRIAARTLGDADRWPEIFALNRGTHFPHVGGTLRDPNVIYPGWTLDLPADADPPPTARPPANTAPPKGGNPDEHAAPDSDPRPSRPAPAHTEHSAAPQPAATTNPHGNAAQPSSTGNAISPRADTSRPAEKASPGVSLPTGSWVDLGLAGAIVAAVALVWAHRRRRYVPRTSSTRPRLDDTTLTPMPPVVAQIRRGLRRATARYSHLGDPAHRRADNPYPDRHTPSGERHDRTSDRDDAHPAVDQAEDQGPRPVVPTPHTLLSPPRRSAGLGLTGPGAHAAARGLLTAALAAGGAEHPDARTEVVVPSATAAALLGTTTANLPRTPRLTVTADLDDALRILEARAMHRTRLLQQHDVGTIDELRAADPFEEPLPPVMLLADTSGEQARIVALLTQGQRLNIHGVLLGNWPAGDTITVATDGTTTSGDCGARHTTHPDEIDRLTVLNPAEALDLLTTLAESHTGLPQVPAPAERLSVVPAEAAHPLAAETPPSPATLTDGAITDPTADDETRADNPCSAAAVPGDGHQDSPAVPAPRLPEHSQAPDQATSDRGSDPEDGKQVRIQVLGAPAVVGADPHRTPRAKSLELLVYLAVHDGAASSEAILDDLLPDAPTSKAAGRLYTYVSGLRAVLRQAGRSAGHVTHPDHRYVLNRDLLDVDLWRMRTAIRDAAQATDPQTRAAALRRAVDAYTGALADGCDYEWIEPHREAIRQEALDAHLALADALAGRPAQQLAVLDAAITHNPHHEALYQAAMRARADLGDVEGIRMLRRTLARRLNDIDAEPSDDTLALADRLIADLRHNNASSGNRRPLNTEGGAE, encoded by the coding sequence ATGAGCACCGGCTTCGTCATCGTCCTCGCCGAAGCCGCAGCAGTGGCGCTGTGGCTGCTCCTGGCCACCGCCATCCTCACCCACGCCTACGCCGCGCTGGCACGCCGGCTGCGCTGGACGACAAGCCTCCGCCTTCCCGGCCCGCTTCAGGGCCTCACCGCGGCGCTGCTCGGCGCCACCGCCGTCACCACCGCCACGGGCGCCACCGCACACGCCAACCCCGCCACCGCCACCACCAACAGCGGAGTGCCGACCGCCGAACCGACCACCACCACGTCCACGTCCCACCACCACGCCAGCCCAGACCCGCGACCAGCCGCGCAGACACCCACCTACACCGTGCGGCGCGGAGACAGCCTCTGCCGGATCGCCGCACGCACCCTCGGCGACGCCGACCGCTGGCCGGAAATCTTCGCCCTCAACCGCGGCACCCACTTCCCCCACGTCGGCGGCACGCTGCGCGACCCGAACGTCATCTACCCCGGCTGGACCCTCGACCTGCCGGCAGACGCCGACCCACCCCCCACGGCACGCCCGCCTGCTAACACAGCACCACCGAAGGGCGGCAATCCCGACGAGCATGCGGCGCCGGACTCCGACCCGCGACCGTCACGTCCGGCGCCAGCGCACACCGAACACTCGGCCGCCCCGCAACCCGCCGCCACCACGAACCCCCACGGGAACGCCGCCCAACCCAGCTCAACAGGCAACGCGATCAGCCCAAGGGCAGACACCAGCCGCCCGGCCGAGAAGGCTTCCCCAGGCGTGTCGCTTCCCACCGGCAGCTGGGTCGACCTCGGCCTGGCCGGCGCCATCGTCGCCGCCGTCGCGCTGGTCTGGGCCCACCGCCGACGCCGCTACGTCCCCCGCACATCCTCGACCCGGCCTCGCCTCGACGACACCACCCTGACCCCCATGCCGCCGGTGGTCGCCCAGATCCGTCGCGGGCTGCGTCGCGCCACCGCCCGCTACTCACACCTGGGCGATCCGGCACACCGGCGCGCCGACAACCCCTACCCGGACCGGCACACCCCCAGCGGTGAACGGCACGACCGGACATCGGACCGCGACGACGCGCACCCTGCCGTTGACCAGGCTGAAGATCAAGGCCCGAGGCCGGTCGTGCCGACACCGCACACCCTGCTGTCGCCGCCGCGGCGTTCGGCGGGACTGGGCCTCACCGGGCCCGGCGCCCACGCCGCCGCCCGCGGACTCCTCACCGCTGCCCTCGCCGCCGGCGGCGCCGAACATCCTGACGCCCGCACCGAGGTGGTCGTGCCATCGGCGACCGCGGCGGCGCTGCTCGGCACCACCACAGCCAACCTGCCCCGTACCCCGCGGCTGACCGTCACCGCCGACCTGGACGATGCCCTGCGGATCCTCGAAGCGCGGGCGATGCACCGCACCCGGCTGCTCCAGCAACACGACGTCGGCACCATCGACGAGCTGCGCGCCGCCGACCCCTTCGAGGAACCGCTCCCACCAGTCATGCTGCTGGCCGACACCAGCGGCGAGCAGGCCCGGATCGTCGCCCTGCTCACCCAGGGTCAACGCCTGAACATCCACGGCGTACTCCTCGGAAACTGGCCCGCCGGTGACACCATCACCGTCGCCACCGACGGCACCACCACCTCCGGCGACTGCGGCGCCCGGCACACTACCCACCCTGACGAGATTGACCGCCTCACCGTTCTTAACCCGGCTGAGGCCCTTGACCTGCTCACGACCCTCGCGGAATCCCACACCGGGCTGCCACAGGTCCCCGCGCCCGCCGAACGCCTGTCCGTTGTGCCCGCCGAGGCTGCCCACCCGCTCGCAGCCGAGACTCCGCCCTCTCCCGCCACCCTTACCGACGGGGCCATCACCGACCCGACTGCTGACGACGAAACCCGAGCCGACAACCCCTGCAGCGCCGCTGCCGTGCCAGGAGACGGGCACCAGGACAGCCCCGCCGTCCCAGCACCCAGGCTCCCTGAGCATTCGCAGGCGCCAGATCAGGCAACCAGCGACAGGGGCAGCGACCCCGAGGACGGCAAGCAAGTGCGGATCCAGGTGCTGGGCGCACCCGCCGTCGTCGGCGCAGACCCGCACCGCACACCACGCGCCAAATCCCTCGAGCTGCTGGTGTACCTCGCGGTGCACGACGGTGCCGCCTCCAGCGAGGCGATCCTCGACGACCTGCTGCCCGACGCCCCAACCAGCAAAGCCGCCGGCCGGCTCTACACCTACGTCTCCGGACTGCGCGCCGTCCTACGCCAGGCTGGTCGATCCGCAGGACACGTCACCCACCCCGACCACCGCTACGTCCTCAACCGAGACCTGCTCGACGTCGACCTGTGGCGCATGCGCACCGCCATCCGCGACGCCGCACAGGCCACCGACCCACAGACCCGCGCCGCCGCGCTACGCCGAGCGGTCGACGCCTACACCGGAGCCCTCGCCGACGGCTGCGACTACGAATGGATCGAGCCCCACCGGGAGGCAATACGCCAGGAAGCCCTCGACGCGCACCTTGCCCTCGCCGACGCCCTCGCAGGACGACCCGCGCAACAACTGGCCGTCCTCGACGCCGCCATCACCCACAACCCGCACCACGAAGCCCTGTACCAGGCAGCGATGCGAGCCCGCGCAGACCTCGGCGATGTCGAGGGCATCCGGATGCTGCGCAGAACCCTGGCACGCCGGCTCAACGACATCGACGCCGAACCCAGCGACGACACCCTCGCCCTCGCCGACCGACTCATCGCCGACCTGCGCCACAACAATGCCTCCTCCGGCAACCGCCGTCCGCTCAACACGGAGGGAGGGGCCGAATGA
- a CDS encoding DUF2637 domain-containing protein translates to MTANATLTSSIDDSPDALTGDAADQLQRLRWAVRATLALGVVASVAANVLHARPNPISQIIAAWPPLALLLTVELISRAPHHRRLLRAIRIAATAVIAAIATWVSYWHLVGVAARYGETEHGAAYLLPISVDGLVIVASVSLVEITARIHAATFGTAPLTPPTAPPLAEQSPATTVTRATRTPGRRGDTHHDPARDTPPTQPSEASQSRPTDNDGASRPELPHAALDTNPDEVPAGTAPAVAYWRRRDPTLHPAEIAARIGRSERTVRRHWPSPARNGSSTRQRAPH, encoded by the coding sequence ATGACCGCGAACGCCACGCTCACCTCCAGCATTGACGATTCACCGGACGCGCTGACTGGTGACGCCGCTGACCAACTGCAGCGACTGCGGTGGGCGGTACGGGCAACCCTCGCCCTCGGCGTCGTCGCGTCAGTCGCCGCGAACGTTCTGCACGCCCGCCCGAACCCGATAAGCCAAATCATCGCCGCGTGGCCGCCTCTGGCCCTGCTGCTCACCGTCGAGCTGATCTCCCGCGCACCCCACCACCGCCGCCTGCTCCGCGCCATCCGCATCGCCGCGACCGCTGTCATCGCCGCCATCGCCACCTGGGTGAGCTACTGGCACCTCGTCGGCGTCGCCGCCCGCTACGGGGAGACCGAACACGGTGCCGCCTACCTGTTGCCCATCTCCGTCGACGGGCTCGTCATCGTCGCCAGCGTCAGCCTCGTCGAGATCACCGCAAGGATCCACGCCGCGACGTTCGGGACAGCCCCGCTCACACCGCCAACAGCTCCGCCCCTAGCCGAACAATCACCAGCCACGACCGTCACCCGCGCGACCCGCACGCCGGGACGGCGCGGCGACACGCACCACGACCCGGCTCGAGACACGCCGCCGACACAGCCTTCTGAGGCCTCGCAGTCACGACCTACGGACAACGACGGCGCGAGCAGGCCGGAGCTGCCGCACGCGGCCCTGGACACCAACCCAGACGAGGTGCCGGCCGGCACCGCCCCAGCGGTCGCCTACTGGCGGCGACGCGACCCCACGCTGCACCCGGCCGAAATCGCCGCCCGAATAGGCAGGTCCGAACGCACCGTCCGCCGCCACTGGCCATCACCGGCACGCAACGGCTCCAGCACACGTCAACGGGCACCTCATTGA